From a region of the Lactuca sativa cultivar Salinas chromosome 4, Lsat_Salinas_v11, whole genome shotgun sequence genome:
- the LOC111892233 gene encoding uncharacterized protein LOC111892233, which produces MLSGTQGLLFVLALSLLSICAQQSVGRVTLENGVKSKVYLSPKITQHPGSVSNKFYYDIEFPKGHIAIKSFNAEVVDEEGNPVSLQETYLHHWVAVRYYQRKGIKEPKYNGNLGFHQSDFVIARNAGVCSKGLTQFFGLGSETRKTDTHVPDPYGIEVGNPLQVPNGYEEKWLFNVHAIDTRGAVDAMGCTECRCNLYNVTEDEYGRPLKPDYVGGLFCCYDGTQCKVKNGVQSVKRNLYLKYTVEWVDWSDSIIPVNIYIFDVTDTWENTGIHDCLIEFNVEKNENANDFTSIRRSKASFPISGDVVYGAAHLHSGGIGSALYGEDGHVICSSKAIYGEGNEAGNEAGYIVGMTTCYPKPGSIKITKDEVLTLESNYSSEKSHTGVMGLFYILVAESSSTLDASVQIHQDSVVPIFFWGVSVFGLAIFAAVVVSYRRQRQSEDGYHSISTST; this is translated from the exons ATGTTATCTGGTACTCAAGGTCTTCTATTCGTGTTAGCTCTATCTTTATTATCAATATGCGCTCAACAATCAGTAGGTCGCGTAACACTTGAAAACGGGGTTAAATCAAAGGTGTATTTATCACCTAAAATAACTCAACATCCGGGATCCGTTTCAAACAAATTCTACTACGATATCGAGTTCCCAAAAGGTCATATTGCTATAAAGAGCTTCAATGCCGAAGTTGTTGATGAAGAAGGGAATCCTGTTTCCCTTCAAGAAACTTATCTCCACCATTGGGTTGCAGTAAGATACTACCAACGTAAGGGTATAAAAGAACCAAAATATAATGGTAATCTAGGATTCCACCAATCAGATTTCGTTATTGCTAGGAATGCTGGAGTATGCAGTAAAGGTCTTACCCAATTTTTTGGTTTGGGATCTGAAACACGAAAGACAGATACACATGTCCCTGATCCTTATGGAATCGAAGTGGGTAATCCACTTCAAGTTCCTAATGGATACGAAGAGAAATGGTTGTTCAATGTCCATGCAATTGACACTCGAGGTGCAGTAGATGCAATGGGATGTACTGAAtgcag ATGTAACTTGTATAATGTGACAGAAGATGAATATGGTCGACCTTTGAAACCAGATTATGTGGGAGGTTTATTCTGTTGCTATGATGGAACACAATGCAAAGTGAAAAACGGGGTTCAAAGTGTGAAAAGAAACCTTTACTTAAAGTACACTGTTGAGTGGGTTGATTGGAGTGACTCCATAATACCTGTTAATATCTATATCTTTGATGTCACTGATACTTGGGAGAACACTGGAATCCATGATTGCTTG ATTGAGTTTAAtgttgaaaaaaatgaaaatgctAATGACTTCACCAGCATaagaagatcaaaagcaagtttcCCAATTTCTGGTGATGTTGTCTATGGTGCTGCACATTTACATAGTGGTGGAATAGGTTCTGCTTTATATGGAGAG GATGGACATGTAATTTGCTCATCTAAAGCTATATATGGGGAAGGAAATGAAGCAGGAAATGAAGCTGGATATATTGTAGGAATGACCACATGTTACCCTAAACCAGGGTCTATAAAGATAACCAAAGATGAAGTTTTAACTTTGGAGTCTAATTACAGCAGTGAAAAGAGCCATACAGGAGTTATGGGGCTCTTCTATATTCTTGTTGCTGAGTCTTCTTCTACTTTGGATGCTTCAGTTCAA ATTCATCAAGATTCAGTGGTGCCAATCTTCTTTTGGGGTGTATCTGTGTTTGGATTAGCAATTTTTGCAGCTGTTGTTGTTTCTTATAGGAGACAAAGGCAAAGTGAAGATGGCTACCATTCTATTTCAACTTCAACATAA